Below is a window of Micropterus dolomieu isolate WLL.071019.BEF.003 ecotype Adirondacks unplaced genomic scaffold, ASM2129224v1 contig_2490, whole genome shotgun sequence DNA.
AAGGTAGAGGCTTTAAAAAGGAGGATTACTGACCTGAAATATAAGGAAGATCTAACTCCAAAGGTGTTGGCATTAGAGAacactgtaaaagaaaaaaacaaagtcattggaaacaaaaacaaggaGATAGCTGCCTTAAAAAAGGACAGACGTGAAGTACAAGAGCATTGGGCCAGAGAACAAGACAACAGTGCTGTTTTACTTGTGAAGTACAATGAAGTTAAGGACAACTACCAGACTCTAGAGGacgataaaaaacaacaacaggccAAGCTCCAAACAACAACTGAAGATCTAAATAAGGCCCACCGAGAGATTGCCAACCTGACGGAAACTATTGACCgtttaaaatacaaagtgaaGACCAGTAAGCTGAGGGCTGAAGTCAGCAACCTGGAAACATATCAGCAGCGTTTTAAGGCTGATTTACTGTCGTGCATGTCTGTGATCACTGAGCCCCagaaattaaaaagaagaatCATCAATCTCAAAAAACGCTACATAGACAATGATATGCAAGTGGGGATGGACGAAGAAACTGAGTCCGCGTATCAACGTCAAGCTACAATCAAGTTATTAAATGAAAAGATCGTGGAGGTGCACAACTTAAAAAAACTGGTAACGGAAAAAGACAGGCTGCTGGAAAAGGCAACAAAGCCGGCTCATGAGAGGGTAAAATCTTGGATTACTAAGAAAGTCCTTCGAATTCCCCAAGACGTGACAAAGTGTGCAGAGGAAACACCAACCCTTGTTCCAGACGACTGGCAGCCACCAGGCCTCCCAAATGAAAATATCACATCACCTGTGCAATCCTGTACAGATGATCACGGTATCATACATGTGATACCCTTTGTGGATGATGGTCTCCCACCAGTTGACTCATAAATTTCAACACTAATATTGTAAATTACCTTGTGATGGCCACAGCCATGGCCACACAGACATCTTAAAAAGTGGTAATCtcacactttattttctttaacttATTCAGTTCTTTCTCCTTAAGATTGTTTCAAATATTTACTTAGATACATATAATGTACAGGACACCTGGTTTATTTTACAACATATACTTAATTTAGTTGACAGTACATTTCTGTTACATTTCATTTCTCCCCACCCTCAAAGGCTTCATGCAGTTTGCTTTGCAAAAGGGACAGCTTAGTAATGTTTCATTGTTAGTCTCCCCTGTGTGTTAAACCTGGTCTGATCAACCAGTATATGTcccctttgtttcttttgtggCAAGACAGTTGTATGTTTAGTTTGTTATGTTTAGAGCTTAGCTTAGATAAAGcatattttatctttattttattacttaacCTCACTCTCCAACAACTTAAGAGACGCACTCACGACCGACGCTAGTGCCCATGGGTTTTTGCCTCCTCGTCAGCGCGTCTGCCTCCTGTACACAAGTTTGCCTGTTCAAGTCAGGACCGTGCAAAAAAACTTGGGGCTGGGTTACATTGGTGCCGTGACCCAGATGGGTGTAATGTTTAGGGGAGTGAAAGTAACACAGACCAgtgaggctgtgcagtgagtaaacctcactccccgatATGTTAAGAGACGCACTCACGACCAACGCTAGTGCCCATGGGTTTTTGCCTCCTCGTCAGCGCGTCCGCTTCCCGTAGATGAGGTTGCTGGTTCGAATCAGACCCTTGCAATACAACTCCGGGCGGTTACATTTGTGTCATGACCT
It encodes the following:
- the LOC123964443 gene encoding golgin subfamily A member 6-like protein 22, encoding MSNIFEVNSGQNLSSATMEKDSPRYLQWKLSRLQEKYRNEREFWSTDCIKHSKDVKIWEDTIQALQLELAAIKERESQLINQLKTSADNNEKLVLEKAILEDSFQIKENKSYAIEARLELQLQNNKEDYEKTLAELKHEHEQNKTVMKADFEHRLQQVQEETDTRFKELEQVHQCEVKKLNTQYHEMEEKHKMVVENLRNLLSEKEEEQRKHYEEEEIRKEETRCQNVRLRKSLELKVEALKRRITDLKYKEDLTPKVLALENTVKEKNKVIGNKNKEIAALKKDRREVQEHWAREQDNSAVLLVKYNEVKDNYQTLEDDKKQQQAKLQTTTEDLNKAHREIANLTETIDRLKYKVKTSKLRAEVSNLETYQQRFKADLLSCMSVITEPQKLKRRIINLKKRYIDNDMQVGMDEETESAYQRQATIKLLNEKIVEVHNLKKLVTEKDRLLEKATKPAHERVKSWITKKVLRIPQDVTKCAEETPTLVPDDWQPPGLPNENITSPVQSCTDDHGIIHVIPFVDDGLPPVDS